Proteins encoded in a region of the Sparus aurata chromosome 6, fSpaAur1.1, whole genome shotgun sequence genome:
- the LOC115582911 gene encoding G-protein coupled receptor 84-like codes for MMMNHTNLTEDDLFSCYNPSVVGYRYFAVLWGCAVTITGTVGNLMTILAFTIDPHLRTRFNLLIINLALADLLYCTILQPILVDSYLHLRWRTGQLWCRIVGLLIFLSNSVSVITLCLIAGGRYLMVAKRAVFNRVFSDLGLSLLIISVWTLGLVSLGPLWPGYVFVPKECVCSIQRKTYHPYPTILLFFYFFVGLGCVGTFYLLIYRRVQIASQALLRYRFSRRSSRTKPATKAEDTNDSGVGSSMANTCSCEMSSQADLAPTIHEIYCEKSSQSAISGPNTKSLPNIVTTSLSPTPAAINAASSSQCTDSGDGKEMKHVTRMCLAVFLGFVCCFVPFLLINIVDKHNHAPRVLYMFCLNLTWLNSCINPVLYAVMNRQFRQAYHVLLTRAAAPFTCLWNLKRQFC; via the coding sequence ATGATGATGAACCACACTAACCTAACAGAGGACGACCTCTTCTCCTGCTACAATCCTTCAGTCGTTGGCTACCGCTACTTTGCTGTGCTGTGGGGATGTGCTGTGACCATCACAGGTACGGTGGGGAACCTGATGACCATTCTAGCCTTCACCATAGATCCTCATCTGAGGACACGCTTCAATCTGCTCATCATCAACCTGGCTCTAGCTGATCTCCTGTACTGCACCATACTGCAGCCCATCTTAGTTGACTCCTATCTACACCTCAGATGGCGCACTGGTCAGCTGTGGTGCAGAATCGTCGGCCTGCTCATCTTCCTCTCAAACTCTGTCTCTGTTATCACCCTCTGCCTGATAGCAGGTGGCAGATATCTCATGGTTGCAAAGAGGGCTGTGTTCAACCGTGTCTTCTCTGACCTTGGTCTTTCGTTACTTATCATCTCAGTATGGACACTAGGCCTGGTCAGCCTTGGCCCACTATGGCCGGGTTACGTGTTTGTGCCAAAGGAGTGCGTGTGCTCCATTCAACGGAAAACGTACCATCCCTACCCCACCATCCTGCTCTTCTTCTACTTTTTTGTTGGTCTCGGATGTGTTGGTACATTCTACCTCCTTATCTACAGACGTGTCCAGATTGCATCACAAGCTCTACTCCGCTATAGGTTCAGCCGCCGATCCTCCAGGACGAAACCAGCTACTAAAGCAGAAGACACTAATGACAGTGGAGTGGGGAGCAGTATGGCCAACACATGTAGCTGTGAGATGAGCAGCCAGGCAGACCTAGCCCCAACTATACATGAGATCTATTGTGAAAAGTCCTCTCAGTCTGCTATATCCGGACCAAACACCAAGTCTCTCCCTAACATCGTTACTACATCACTTTCACCCACACCTGCTGCCATTAATGCAGCCTCATCATCCCAATGCACAGACTCAGGAGATGGTAAGGAAATGAAGCATGTGACACGCATGTGTTTAGCTGTTTTCCTGGGTTTTGTGTGCTGCTTTGTCCCCTTCCTGTTGATTAACATAGTTGACAAACATAACCATGCCCCACGGGTTCTGTACATGTTCTGCCTAAACCTCACCTGGCTTAACAGCTGTATCAACCCTGTGCTCTATGCTGTCATGAACAGACAGTTTCGACAGGCCTACCATGTGCTGCTCACCAGGGCTGCTGCACCATTCACCTGCCTGTGGAACTTAAAGAGACAGTTCTGCTAA